Genomic segment of Nocardioides conyzicola:
CCGCGTCGGCCGACAAGGGCGACCGCTTCGAGCAGGTCATCGCCGTCAACCTGACAGCGCCCGAGCGGATCACCCGCGAGCTCCTCGACCAGGGGGTCGTCAACAAGGGCGGCTCGATCGTCGGGGTCGCCTCCATCGCGGGGATCGCCGGCAACGTCGGGCAGACCAACTACGCGGCCTCCAAGGCGGGCGTCATCGGCCTGGTCGACTCGCTCGCCGACGAGCTCCAGGACGGCATCACGATCAACGCCGTCGCGCCCGGCTTCATCATCACGCAGATGACGGCGGCGGTGCCGTTCGCGACCCGCGAGGTCGGGCAGCGGCTCAACGCCCTGGCGCAGGGCGGCCTGCCGGTCGACGTCGCCGAGACGATCGCCTGGTACGCCAGCCCCGGCTCCACCGCCGTCAACGGCAACGTGGTCCGCGTCTGCGGCCAGATGATGCTGGGGGCCTGACGTGCTGCCGACCATGGTCAAAGCGGCGCTGCCCGTCGTACCCGGCCTCAACCTGCTGCCCGGCGTGCGCAAGACCGGCGGCGCCCTGCCCGACATCTCACGCGTGCGGCACGACGTCCCGGTCGACACCGACCACCTGACGGCGTACGCCGCGCTCTGCGGCTTCCCGCACAAGGACACCCTGCCGCTGCCCTACCCGCACCTGCTGGCCTTCGGGCTGCACATGGAGATCATGACGGCCGGGGCGTTCCCGTTCCCGGCCATCGGCACCGTGCACCTCGAGAACTCCATCACCCAGCACCGGCCCATCGACGTGAGCGAGAAGCTCCAGGTCACCGCGCGCCCCGACCACCTGCGCCCGCACGCCAAGGGCCAGGTCTTCGACCTGCTGACGACGGTGCACTCGGCGGGTGAGCTGGTGTGGGAGGAGACCTCGACCTTCCTGCGTCGGGGCGAGGGCGACGAGGCCGCACCCACAGGCGCGACGTACCCCGAGGCACCGCCGAGCGGCACGGTCTGGAAGCTGCCCGGCGACCTCGGCCGCAGGTACGCCGGCGTCTCGGGCGACCACAACCCGATCCACCTCTACGGCCTGACGGCGAAGGCCTTCGGCTTCCCGCGGCAGATCGCGCACGGCATGTGGTCGCTGGGCCGCTGCGTCGGCGCGCTCGAGAACCGATTGCCCGACCAGGTCCGGGTCGACGTCGCGTTCAAGAAGCCGATCCTGCTGCCGGGCTCGGTCGCGTTCGGGTCGCGTCCCACGGATGACGGCTACGCGTTCTCGCTGAGCAACCCGACGTCAGGCGCCCCGCACCTGGCGGGTCGGACGACCAGAGGCTGATCCGGCGCCACCAGCAGCTCGTCCGTCGCGCACCAGCAGCAACCCGATGAGCAGCAGCAGAGCTGCCACGACCGCGTAGCCGGCGGCGATCGCGAACCCGGTGCCGTCACCGAAGTAGAGGTCCCCCGGGCGCATCTCGGGTGGGTCGATGTCGAGGTAGGAGTAGTAGACGACCGGCACGAGCAGCAGGCCTCCGACCAGGAGGCAGACTGCGCCGACGAGCGTCCGCCACTGCGAGCGTCGAGGCTCGCTGGCGTCTGCCTTCGTGCCCGCGGGAGTCTGCGCGTGGACCATGCGGACAGGATGCCATCCTCCGAAGGATGCAACCCCGGGAGTTCCTCCCAACGGCGCTCGTGGCGGGCCTGCGGAGTTCCTAGCGTCGAGGTACGCCGACCAACCGGGTCGGCCGTCTCGGAGAGGAGCTCCCCATGAGCTCGCGTCACCTCGTCACCGCCGCCGCCCTGCTGGCGGCGAGCATCGCACCCCTCGGCCACGCGACCGCCGCCGAGCCGGACAGCCTGGCCGCACCCCGGCCGGACGGCGTGCAGCAGCGCCTGGACCGGCTCGTGTCCGAGACCGGCTTCCCCGGGGCGATCGCGACCGTCCGCGGCGCCGACGGCCGGACCCGCACCTACACGGCCGGCACCGGCGACCTACGGACCGGGGCGCCGGTGCCGCGTGACTCACGGGTGCGCATCGCCAGCAACACCAAGATGTTCACGGCCACCGTCGTCCTGCAGCTGGTCGCGGAGCACCGGGTCCGGCTCGGCGCACCCGTGGAGCGCTACCTCCCGCACCTCGTCCGCGGCCACGGAAACGACGGGCGCCGGATCACGGTGCGCAACCTGCTGCAGCAGACCAGCGGGCTGCCCGACTACGACACGATCGTGACCAACGGCGGCGGCGACCTGCGCTCGACCGCGCACACCTACGTCGAGCCGCGCGAGCTGGTCGACGCCGCGCTGGGCGAGCGCCGGCACTTCCGGCCGGGCACCCGGTGGGAGTACAGCAACACCAACTACGTGCTCCTCGGCCTCCTGGCCCAGCGGGTCACGGGGCGCCCGATCGGCGAGGAGATCACCCGCCGGGTGATCCGTCCGCTGAGCCTCCACGACACCTACTGGCCGGGCGTCGGCGAGCAGCGGATCCGCGGCAGCCATCCGCGCGGCTACCTCGGGGACGGTCCCGGCGGGACCTGGCGGGACATCACCGTGCTGGACCCGTCACTGGGCTGGTCCGCCGGCCAGCTGGTGTCGACGCCTCGCGACCTCGGCCGCTTCATGCAGGCACTGCTCGGCGGGCGCCTGCTGCCGGCCGCCCAGCTCGCCGAGATGCGCCGTACCGTCGATGCGCCGGACTTCGAGCCCGACCCCGGCTGGCGCTACGGCCTCGGCCTCGCCCGGCACCGGCTGACCTGCGGGCCGGTGGCGTGGGGCCACGGCGGCGACATCCAGGGCTTCGAGACCCGCAACCTGGCCACCGACGACGGTGAGTGGGCCGTCGTGACGGTGACCGGGCTGCCGTCGACGCTGGAGATGGTGGCCGACGTCGACCGGGCCGTCGAGCGGATGCTCTGCAGCGTCAGAGGCTGACCCGGGCCACGCAGACCTCACCGCTGGCGCGGTTGACGGCACGGAACCTGAACGTGTCGGCGCCGGCGGTGTTGCGCGTCGTGCGCTCGACCTCGAACGAGCCGCTGCGGCCGGCGGTCTTCGACCGGCCCTGCGCCGCGACCTTGCCGTCGTGGCGCAGGGTCCAGGCCCAGGTCTGGCCGGCGCGGTTGCTGTCGATCTCGGACTCGACCTCGATCCGGCCGTCGTCGGGACCCGCCTTGATCTTCCAGTCGGTGCTGCCCGAGCAGGAGCCGTGGCGTACGACGTCGCGGTCGTTCGCCTGGGCGGCGCTCGCTCCGAGGACCGGGAGGGTGGCGGAGATCAACAGGACGGCGGCGGTTGCGGTTGTCTTCTTCATGCCTCGATCGTGCCGCCCCGGCATGTGGTGGTCATGAGTCCGGGATGAGAGTGCCCTCACCCGGCGCGAGCGCCTACCAGGCGGTGCAGCGCGGTCAGCCCCTCGGGGCTGCCTGGCCAGTGCCGGTCCAGGGCAGCGGGACCGGCCACCCGGGCCACGGAACGCAGCACCAGGACGATCACGATCGCGTCATCCGCGTACCCGATGACCGGCAGGAAGTCCGGGACCACGTCGACCGGCAGCAGCAGGTAGCCGAGCAGGAGCCACAGCCGCCAGCGCACGCCCCGAGGCAACGCGTCGTCCGCGGCCAGCCGGCGCACCAGGCGCACCACGTCGGGGACGAGGCGCAACGCGTCCTGCCAGCCGAGCCGGTCCTGAGCACGACGCGCGACCACCGCCAGCGCGACGACCAGGACCAACCACATCACCAGCAACCCGCTCGCGATCGCGAGCAGCACCTGCCACCAGGGAAACGACACCAGCGGTCAGCGACGCGTGAGCGCGAGGACCGGGATCACCCGGTCGGTCTTCTTCTCGTAGTCGGCGAAGCCGGGGTAGAGAGCGGCCTGCTGGGCGTACTTCTCGTCGCGCTCGGCGCGCGGAAGCTCCTCCGCGCGTACGTCGAGGGTGTCGTCGCCGACCTCGATGGTGGCGTCGGGGTTGGCCTTGAGGTTGTGGTACCAGTCCGGGTTGTCGGGCGCGCCCGCCTTCGAGGCGAAGACCAGGAACCGGTCGCCGTCGGGGAGGTACATCATCGGGCTGACGCGGGTCTGGCCGCTCTTGGCACCGACGGAGTGGAGGAGGAGCAGCGGGGCGCCCTCGAAGTTGCCACCGACCTTCCCGTGGTGGGCGCGGAACTCGGCGATCACCCGGTCATTGAAGTCCGACATGCCGCCATCATGCCCGGGTGCGCCCCGACAGCGCGATGGTCGCCGCGCCGAGGAGGCTCAGCGCCGCCGCGACGAGGACGGCGACGTTCCAGCCCTCGAGCAGGTCGGCGCCCGCGTGCGTCGCCACGACGACGAAGAGCGTGATCCCGCAGGCCGCACCGAGGTAGCGCGCCGTGTTGTTGGCGCCGCTGCCCATCGCCGCCCGGTCCGGCGGCACGCTGGCCACGGCCTCCCGGCCCAGCAGGGCGTTGAGCACACCGGTCGCGAGGCCGGCGACGAACATCGGCACGGCCAGGCGCCAGACGCTCGAGGATGCGTCGAGCCCGTAGCCCGTCAGCTGCCCGGCCGCCACCACGACGAGCAGCGCGGCGATCGGCCGCGGGCCCTCGAGCGGGTGGCGCAGGTGCCGGATGAGGTACGACGTGACCACGCTGGTGCCCGACCAGGCGACGACCAGCAGGCTGGCGGTCCAGAGGCTCGCGCCGAGGCCGAGCTGGGCGACGGTCGGCACGAACGACGACATGCCGATGATGCCGAGACCGAGCGTGAGGGAACCGAGGGTCGCGGCGCGGAAGCGCGGTCCACGCAACAGCTCCGGGTCGACCAGCGGCTGCGGCACCCGGCGCTCGGTGAGCCCGAAGCCGACGGCCGCGACCACGGCGAGCGCGGCGAGCACGACCGTCGGGGCGTCGACCCCGTTGCGGCCCTGCGTGAGCGCGGAGACCAGCAGCGTCATGGCGGCGACCAGCAGCACCAGGCCGGGCACGTCGATGCCGCGCGCCCGGGCGGCCGACGACTCCCCGATCCGCGCCAGCGTGGGCACCAGGAGGAGCAGCGCGACCACGCCGACCACGGCGTACGTCTCCCGCCAGCCGGTCCCGAAGTCGAGCGCGGCCGAGAGGATCGCGCCGGCCGTGATGCCGAGACCGACGCTGGCGCCCCAGATGGAGGTGACGTGGACGCGCGCCGGGCCGGGTGCGAAGTCGTGGGCGAGCACGGCCAGCCCGCAGGCGAGCACCGCCGCTCCCCCGACGCCCTCGAGCACCCGGGCCGCGACGAACAGCACCGGCTCCTGCGCGGCGGCACAGACCAGCGCGCCGACCCCCATCGCGCCGAGGCCCGCGGCGTACACCCGCCGCCGGCCGTAGGCGTCGCCGAGCACGCCCGCCGCGAGCAGCGCGGCCGCAAGGCCGACCGACATCGAGCTGAGGATCCAGGCGCGCGCGACCGGGCCGGCGCCCAGGTCGGCGGCGGTGCGCGGGATCGTCGCCATCGGCGTCACGTAGGTGACCAGCACGAGGGCGGTCCCCAGCGCGATCGGCAGCAGGGACCGGGTCGCGACCCTCGAGGCAGCAGAGTGTTTGACATTCAAACTCACTGAAGGCACGCTACCGGCATGACGACTGTTCCGCTAGCCGAGCTCCCCGGGAGGCCCTGCCCGATCGCGGCGTCGCTCGAGCTGGTCGGCGAGCGCTGGGCCCTGCTGGTGGTGCGCGAGATCGTGCTGGGCAGCACCCGCTTCGGCGACATCGTGCGCGGCACCGGCGCACCCCGCGACCGGATCGCCGCCCGGCTGAAGACCCTGGAGGCCGCCGGCGTCATCGGACGTACGGCGTACCAGCAGCGGCCCGAGCGCTTCGACTACCACCTGACCGAGTCCGGGCGAGACCTGGTGTCGGTGCTCGATGCTCTGCTGGCCTGGGGCGACAAGCACGCGGTCGCCCCCGACGATCCCCGACGGCTCGAGCGATACCGGAGGCTCACCCCATGAGCGAGCGCACCCGCACCATCACCTGGGAGGACCCGGGCCCGGGCACCCTGCAGGGGCTGTCGATGCCCGGCATCGACTACATGCAGGCGGTAATGAAGGGCGAGCTGCCGGCCCCGCCGATCGCGGCGACCATGCAGTTCGACCTGGTCGAGGCCGAGGTCGGCCGCGCCGTCTTCACCTGCACGCCGGACGGGTCGGTCTACAACCCGATCGGCGCCGTGCACGGCGGGCTGGTCTGCACGCTCCTCGACTCCGCAGCGGGCTGCGCCCTCCACACGACGCTGCCCCAGGGCAAGGGCTACACGTCGGTCGAGATCAAGGTCAGCTACCTCAAGGCGGTGCGCGCCGGCAGCGGGCTGCTGACGGCCACCGGCACGGTCGTGAAGTCCGGCTCCCGCGTCGGCTTCACCGAGGCGACCGTGACCGACGGCTCGGGCGCGCTGGTGGCGACCGCCAGCAGCACGCTGCTGATCTTCGACCTGCCGGGCTAGACGACCTCGAGGTCCAGCCAGTCGGCGAGGGATGCGATCTCGGCGCGGACGGCCTCGGCCACCTCGTCGTCGAAGGGCTCGTCCTCGTGGACGGCGTGCACGACCAGCGCCCCCTCGGCGCGGTCGGCGGCGGCGTCGAGCTTGCCGACCAGCCGGTCGCCGTACAGGATCGGCAGCGCGTAGTAGCCCCAGCGACGCTTCGCGGCCGGCTTGTACATCTCCAGCAGGTAGTCGAACTCGAAGATCTCGGTCAGCCGCTTGCGGTCCTGCACCAGCCGGTCGAACGGCGAGAGCAGCGCGGCGCGGCCGGCGTACGGCACGTCGAGGAGGCTGGGCTCGACCCGCCAGCTGCCGCGGACGCCCTCGACGACGGCGGGCTCCCCGGCCTCGCCGACCCCATGCTGCTCCCCCGGCGACGACGCCGCCTTCGCCCGGGCGATGCCGAGCGCGGCCAGCCGCCGCTGGTCGATGATCCGGCGAGCCTCGTCGACGTCGGGCACCGGGTCGTCGGGATAGATCCGCTCGGCCAGGTCCCACAGCTGCTCGCGACCCTGGCGCCCCGCGGTCGCGACCTCGCCGCGAGCGACCATGAGCTGGAGCAGCATCCGGACGTTGCGGTCGTTGTTCCAGCCCGACGACTGCCACGGCACCTCGCAGCTGTCGGGCAGCTCGCTGGTCGGCAGCGGACCGTCGCTGCGCAGCCGCTCGAGCAGGTCACGGCGGCAGCCGTCGTTGGCGGCGACCCACTCCGCCCGGGACACCTGCCAGTCCGTGAGCTCACCGGTGCCCGGCCACTGCGCCATCTCCGCCCGGAAGAGTGCCATGTCCTCGGCGGACCGGATGAAGCCCTGGTGCTCGATCACGACCTGCTCGTCGATCGCGTCGCGCAGCGCACCCACGTCGTACGACGGTCCGAGGCGGCTCCACAGCACCAGGTCGGCGCTCGGGGCGACCGCGCTGGTCGGCTCGGCCTGCAGCACCATCAGGTGGCGTACGACGTCGAGCAGCCCAGTCGGCCGGGGCGTCGTCAGCAGCTGCGCCCGCACCGCGATCCGCCGCGCGTCGGCGCGGGTGAGGTGGTGCGGCTCGGACAACGACCTACTCCTTGACGCCCGGTCCCTCGGTGCCGGGGCGCCGCGGTCGGATCAGGCCCTCCTGCGCGGCCGTGACGACGAGCGTGCCGTCGGCCGTGAAGATCCGGCCGAACGCCAGGCCGCGGGCTCCCTGCGCCGACGGCGACCACTGGTCGTAGAGCCACCAGTCG
This window contains:
- a CDS encoding MaoC/PaaZ C-terminal domain-containing protein, with amino-acid sequence MLPTMVKAALPVVPGLNLLPGVRKTGGALPDISRVRHDVPVDTDHLTAYAALCGFPHKDTLPLPYPHLLAFGLHMEIMTAGAFPFPAIGTVHLENSITQHRPIDVSEKLQVTARPDHLRPHAKGQVFDLLTTVHSAGELVWEETSTFLRRGEGDEAAPTGATYPEAPPSGTVWKLPGDLGRRYAGVSGDHNPIHLYGLTAKAFGFPRQIAHGMWSLGRCVGALENRLPDQVRVDVAFKKPILLPGSVAFGSRPTDDGYAFSLSNPTSGAPHLAGRTTRG
- a CDS encoding serine hydrolase domain-containing protein, coding for MSSRHLVTAAALLAASIAPLGHATAAEPDSLAAPRPDGVQQRLDRLVSETGFPGAIATVRGADGRTRTYTAGTGDLRTGAPVPRDSRVRIASNTKMFTATVVLQLVAEHRVRLGAPVERYLPHLVRGHGNDGRRITVRNLLQQTSGLPDYDTIVTNGGGDLRSTAHTYVEPRELVDAALGERRHFRPGTRWEYSNTNYVLLGLLAQRVTGRPIGEEITRRVIRPLSLHDTYWPGVGEQRIRGSHPRGYLGDGPGGTWRDITVLDPSLGWSAGQLVSTPRDLGRFMQALLGGRLLPAAQLAEMRRTVDAPDFEPDPGWRYGLGLARHRLTCGPVAWGHGGDIQGFETRNLATDDGEWAVVTVTGLPSTLEMVADVDRAVERMLCSVRG
- a CDS encoding YkvA family protein, with the protein product MSFPWWQVLLAIASGLLVMWLVLVVALAVVARRAQDRLGWQDALRLVPDVVRLVRRLAADDALPRGVRWRLWLLLGYLLLPVDVVPDFLPVIGYADDAIVIVLVLRSVARVAGPAALDRHWPGSPEGLTALHRLVGARAG
- a CDS encoding nitroreductase family deazaflavin-dependent oxidoreductase; the protein is MSDFNDRVIAEFRAHHGKVGGNFEGAPLLLLHSVGAKSGQTRVSPMMYLPDGDRFLVFASKAGAPDNPDWYHNLKANPDATIEVGDDTLDVRAEELPRAERDEKYAQQAALYPGFADYEKKTDRVIPVLALTRR
- a CDS encoding MFS transporter; protein product: MSLNVKHSAASRVATRSLLPIALGTALVLVTYVTPMATIPRTAADLGAGPVARAWILSSMSVGLAAALLAAGVLGDAYGRRRVYAAGLGAMGVGALVCAAAQEPVLFVAARVLEGVGGAAVLACGLAVLAHDFAPGPARVHVTSIWGASVGLGITAGAILSAALDFGTGWRETYAVVGVVALLLLVPTLARIGESSAARARGIDVPGLVLLVAAMTLLVSALTQGRNGVDAPTVVLAALAVVAAVGFGLTERRVPQPLVDPELLRGPRFRAATLGSLTLGLGIIGMSSFVPTVAQLGLGASLWTASLLVVAWSGTSVVTSYLIRHLRHPLEGPRPIAALLVVVAAGQLTGYGLDASSSVWRLAVPMFVAGLATGVLNALLGREAVASVPPDRAAMGSGANNTARYLGAACGITLFVVVATHAGADLLEGWNVAVLVAAALSLLGAATIALSGRTRA
- a CDS encoding helix-turn-helix domain-containing protein — protein: MTTVPLAELPGRPCPIAASLELVGERWALLVVREIVLGSTRFGDIVRGTGAPRDRIAARLKTLEAAGVIGRTAYQQRPERFDYHLTESGRDLVSVLDALLAWGDKHAVAPDDPRRLERYRRLTP
- a CDS encoding PaaI family thioesterase translates to MSERTRTITWEDPGPGTLQGLSMPGIDYMQAVMKGELPAPPIAATMQFDLVEAEVGRAVFTCTPDGSVYNPIGAVHGGLVCTLLDSAAGCALHTTLPQGKGYTSVEIKVSYLKAVRAGSGLLTATGTVVKSGSRVGFTEATVTDGSGALVATASSTLLIFDLPG
- a CDS encoding DNA glycosylase AlkZ-like family protein produces the protein MSEPHHLTRADARRIAVRAQLLTTPRPTGLLDVVRHLMVLQAEPTSAVAPSADLVLWSRLGPSYDVGALRDAIDEQVVIEHQGFIRSAEDMALFRAEMAQWPGTGELTDWQVSRAEWVAANDGCRRDLLERLRSDGPLPTSELPDSCEVPWQSSGWNNDRNVRMLLQLMVARGEVATAGRQGREQLWDLAERIYPDDPVPDVDEARRIIDQRRLAALGIARAKAASSPGEQHGVGEAGEPAVVEGVRGSWRVEPSLLDVPYAGRAALLSPFDRLVQDRKRLTEIFEFDYLLEMYKPAAKRRWGYYALPILYGDRLVGKLDAAADRAEGALVVHAVHEDEPFDDEVAEAVRAEIASLADWLDLEVV